DNA from Bacillus sp. Marseille-P3661:
GCATACCTGGTTCCCAATCGTAAGGTGAATACCATTTATTTAGATCTTTTTCCTCGGGTTTATAAAATCTAAAATCCCCGCTGAATACTACATAATCAGCTAAAGAATCCTTGTATACAAAAGTAGCGGTATAGCCTGTTGGTGATTTTTTATCCACTTTAACAGTTGCCCCTTCTTTTACTCCCGATACATTTTTATTAGCTGCCATTGCAGGGGAAGCCATTGCTGTAATTAACAAAATTAAAGTCAAAATCAAATATAAAATTCTCGAATTTTTGGTTTTCATTTCTTTTCTCCTCTTAGGAAATTTTTAAATTCAATGTTTTTAATAAAGTCTTTCTTGCCTTAGCTCCCCTATCCGAGTGTGATGAACAAAAAAGTTAAGTTCTAAAACCCCATTTTCTTGTCTCTATTAAAACCCTATGTATCTAGTTGTTACCCCCTCCAATCTATTATTTTTTTGGATATAAACCGACATTATATATTAATATAGACATATAATATCCACCTCTGAGATACAGGTATTTCCTTATGTACTAGCACCCAACTGTGTTTCGACAACGCTGCCTTTGACTATTTGGCTTGATCCTCCATAACGTCAGACTACTAGCATTAATGATTGTTAATTATCCTAATATTTATATTATTTCGAAAAATACTATATACAAATATTACCATGAGCTACACATAAAAAAAATAGGCCCTAAAACCCCATTTCCAAATCCATGGGGACAGGTCCCTTGACCTACGAGCAAAACAAGCCGGAGGGACAAGCCGGAGGGACAGGTACACTGGCTCGTTTATTACTACTTACTAGTCGGGCCACCTTACCTGTCCCTCTGGTTCTTCGATATTTTTGTAACCTTTTTGGTGATAGTAACGTCTTTTTCATTGGGAAGGAGTGATGAGATGTTTAATCAAAAAAAATTGACTGTCTCTATGCTAGTTTCGTTGTTACTTTTTTCTGCTGGATGTTCTTTGGTAAATCAATCAACAAGTGAAAATAGCGGCGGTGAAACAGTGAAGGTTGTTCAACCAGAGGAGAATTTACAAGCGAATGATGAACAGGTGATAAGTGATTTTAGAAATTTCATGGCTCAAAACCCTGAGATCAGTGAGGTTACTCAATTTATGGATGACAACGTATCTAAGGTGTCATCACAAAAAGTTTCTGCCATGATTTTGGCATTAGAAGATCTACAAATCAATAATTTACCAAAATTCGAACAGAAGTTTACCACTGACGAAGATATACAGATGAAATTTTGGGACTTTTTTGAAGGAATTGTTGATACGAGAAAAATCGATAACATTACTGATACAGAATTAAAAACATTGCTTGAAGAAGCAAAAAACAGCGGTTATAAGATTGAAACAGCAGAGGGTTTATATTTTCCAATAATAGATTATCAATTTTATAAAACATATAGTTCAAAAGCCACTATGGAAATACAGGATTATATTGAAATTATGGCTACTGAATCAAATCAGGTACCTGCCAAAGACGGTGCATTAATGATTAACTGGGGCGATATTGTTGAAAGAGCACTAGCTCAAGAAGCATTTTTGGTGCATTATCAAAATTCCGAAAGAGTGGCTGAGATGACTGAGCTTTATAATACGTATAAAATGTTTACTTTCTTTGGACTAAATAATACACCTTTGTTTGATTACGACACTAAAAAAGTTGATCCTGAGGCGAAGGCTGTATTTGAAGATGCTGTCACAAAAGAAAAAAATAATAACAGTAACTATATAGATATGCTGGATGGCTTTCTTAAAGTTTTATCAAATAATAATGATACATTAACCGACGAGGTAGATGTATATAGAAAAGATCTAACCGATTTCCCAGGATAAGATTACAAAAGACATGGGGACAGGTCCCTTGACCTAAATCTAATGGTCCAAGGTACCTGTCCCTCCGGCCCTTCTTAATTAAAAATTATAGGAAAAGCAAATGTAACGAAAGCTGCCCATAGTCCGTAGACTGGCAAATACTTAGTAACGGCATCTTGGATAGTTGAAAGTCCGGATTTGTTTTGTAGAAAACGCAAATAGGCTATCATAATCCAAATTAGATTTGCCCAGATCAGTATGTTTACTCCCAAAACAGCAAGTCTATTTGGCGTAATCCCATAGGAGGAAAGTCTGAACACAATGGCTGACAACGCCACACTGTCAATGATCAGCGCAAGAACAATTAAGGCAACATTTATATAATCTGAAAGGTTCTTTTTCTCGTCTGAGTCGCTCTCAGTAATAGAAAATATGGTAACGGCCAATACACCAAGGAGTATTCCGTTGAAGGCTAACAGGAAATTGCGGTCGAAGAATGGATTTTTTCCGACATATATAACGGTTATAAGATAGACCACCAATGTGACCAGAACAAGAGGACTAAAAATTTTAGCTAGATACGGTGTAATATTTTTAGCAAGTTTAAGATTCAGTGATGCTAGGTATGCAGTCACAATAGCAAGAGCGGCAGCACCAAATAAAACGACATTACTAAAATAGAAGTCTTCTATATCTAAGCCAACAAAGCTAAATAACTGCATGGTTACTGCTGCTAGCACCATTCCGCTAACTGCCATGGCTGCGTAGAGAATACTATATTCCAAATTAAATTTAATATAGGCTAATCTTATACTGCTTTTTGAATAGTCATTTCCTGTAAATGCAAGCCCTACCAATACCCATAAAACTATAGGAAGGTGTAAATAAGCAAGGATAATACTGTCACTATTATCTAAAGGCAGCATATTAAGATAAATCCCTGAAATTAGGAACAGCGCTGCAAGGGAATAAATAACACTTCTGTTCGGAGTATTTTTGTAAACAAAATAGGCAGCAATAAACGGGATTATACCAAAAGCGAGGTTAATTGGAGCAATTGCTCCCTGTTCGACAAAGTGGAAAATGACCCTGCTGCTGATCCCGGCTAGAATGGCTAAAATGCCCATGAATAAAAAACCTTTTTGAAACAAGAAAGACTTTTCTGTATTTGCATTCTCCTTGAAATGCAATCTTTCATACCAAACGCCAAGTACTTGTGAATCAGGATTTTGTTCCCATGCTTGTGAGAATGACTTTTTAAATGCTTTCGGGTCATTTCTATATATTCTCTCCAGCTCATGAGGGTTAGCTATATTTTCAATAATTAAATTGACCATCCTTCTATCTCCCCTAATAATTTTAAGTTTATTTTCAAACTGACTTCGTCTCTATAGTACCAATTGTTTTTGCCTTTCCATTTTTCAATATCGATCCAAAGGTTCGCCATTGTTATTCTAACCTTCTCCGAAAGTTCTGTTTTGCTTATTTTCCTGTTGTTTCTGGCAAACATTACAACAATATTAAGACCTCTCAGTCTCCAAAAAGATACACAGAGCAAGATTGGGACACCAAAAGAATAGCAGCTATATTTTTAGAAACACGTTGTTACTTTTTCCATTAAAAGCACCTCACTTAATTTTGATTTTAATATATACTTTATCGTTTTACAATAATTTTTTATTAATTTAAACAGAATTTTTATTGTAGGTTTTTATTTCACACAAAAAATAATCTTAAATCACTATATAACTTGTACAGCTAAGTTTCTCCTCAGATTGTAAAAAGAGACTCCACAGCAACTCGTAAATTATTGTGACCTTTAAATTTACCTACTCTATTCGTTCGGGTTGTATCTTTCATTTTATTAGAGTAAGTTTAGTCATCCGCTATACTTGAATAAAAGTTGGTTTAGGGGGTAGTTTATACCATAAAAGAGGTGATAGTAATGTCAAACATGATGAAACAAGCTGAAATGGAAACATTAAGAGATTTAATTAAAGATATAGACACGGCCATGTTAACTACGGCTACTGAAGAAGGGCTTGTTTCTCGTCCCATGAGAACACAAGAAGTAGAGTTTGACGGTGACTTATGGTTTTTCACTAAAAAAGAGACGAAAAAATATGATGAAATAATACATAATAAAGATGTAAATGTTGCATATGTAGGTAAATCCTATGTTTCCGTTCGTGGAAGAGCGGAAATCGTTGAAGATTTAGACAAGAAAAAGGAATTATGGAGCAAGATACACGAGAAAATTATGCAAACTTCTTATGATGATCCTAACGTTATCTTAATAAAGGTAAAAGTGGAGGCAGCCGAATATTGGGAAGAAGGAGATTTCATTAAAAAGATTGCCTTTTACTACAAACGGTTAACAGGGCAAAGTTCTAACACGACAGACATTAATGAAACGTTGGAATTGAATAATTAACAACAAAAAGGGGTTGTCTGATTTTAGGACAATCCTTTTTGCAATATTGAGTTATGTTAATCCATTTGTAGCTCTATTAAAAAGAATTGAGTTGTTACTATTAGTTACAAATAACCATATACACAGTTTCGTTCCTTCACTGCCGTGACCCGCTTATTTATTAAGAATTTCAAAGTAAATTCCTATAAATATTACATCTTATACAACGTAATATATTTAATTGCACACTATTGTGATTTTTAATCTTACTAAAATTGCATAAATTGATTGCCACATAATTCTTCATGGGAGGTGAAACAATGTCATCATCAGTTTTTCCTCTTCTAGATTCATTTGATGAATCAAAGATTTAGTCATACCATCACCTGATTTAGTATTAGTCTTCTATCTTTATATGGTTAAGTCCATTCCTATACAAAGCTCGCGTAAGAAATAGACTATAGACAATATCTTGTGTTCTTTTTAAACATCTTATTATGAAACAACCGTTTGGGAATCTGTTTTCTTTGGTCGCATTTAGTAGGCGGATTTTTTACATTAAAATAGGCTCTTATTCAGTTTATCTCGCACTGAATAAGAGCCCTATTGTTGACCAATTAACTTCACATCGAGACAATCACTTGCCCTTAAATCTAATGGGTCAAGGTACCTAGTATAGTAAATAGTTCAAAAACAATAAAAAGACCACCGTTTTCATTGTAAAATAGAAGTACCTATCACAGAACTTCCAATTACTATCCCGACCAAAGGAGATGAAAACGATGGTATATACATCATTGAATCATATTCAAGGAAAAAAAGGAAGTCGATGGGCACAATTTTTGCGAGACATTGGAACTGAGAACTTATTAGTCGTGGCAATAGATGCAGCTAAATTTACTCATAAGGCAATGGTTTGTAACTTTTATGGGGATATACTTGTTAAACCTTTTGAGTTTGATGCATCCATGACGGGATTTGACGCTATTAAAAGAATCATTGAAATTGAAAAAGAGAAACATGGGAAAGAAAAAGTGATTGTCGGTATTGAAACAACGGGGCACTATTACGAGGACCTGGTACGGAGATGTCATACTGTAGGTTATCATGTACGCATCATAAATGCAGCCACAACCGCACAAGAACGACAAGCGCTCTTAAATTGGGCGAAAACAGATAATTTAGATCTTATGGCTATTGTACAATCTATCCTTCATGGTCGAGGGACGTCTAGTGAACTATCTTCTGGTAAAGTTTACACTTTACAAAAGTTAACACGTGCTCGTCGTGAATTGGTAAACGAACAAACCATGACGCAGAATCTTATAAGAATGCACATGGACCATATTTTTAGGGAGTACCAAGGAAAAAGTATATGGATTAAGGGAAAGCGTGAACATATAAAACCCTTTTCTGATCTATTTGGTAAAGCCTCCCTCTTCATGATGAGAAACTACCCGCATCCAAGCGATATACTAGCCCTTGGAGAGGCAGGCTTACGCAAACTATCTATTCGTGAAAACCTTAAATTAAGAGACGATTGTATAAAGACCTTAGTAGAGTTTGCGAAAGAATCCATTTCTCAATCAAAAGACCATGTGGAAGTGGAACTATTTCTTCTGACCCAAAAACTTGATCGATTGGATTTATTAAAGGAACAGATCAAGGTCTTAGAGGAAAAGATTGAAGATTTGTTCGTAGAAACAGAAGGTGCAATGATTCTTAGTGTACCAGGTATTGGGGTTGTGACCGGGGCTGAATTGTTTGCAGAAATGGGGGAAATCTCCGATTTCACTCACGCGGGGCAACTTATAAAGATGGCAGGGACGAATCCGATTGTCAAACAATCCGGCGGTAGAAAACCGACGTATTATGGTATTTCTAAACAAGGGAGGAGACCTTTTAGGAATATTGTATATCAAGTGGGAAAATCCTTGTCTACCAACAATCCTGAAATGAAGGAGAAATATCTAGCTTTAAAAGATAGAGGTAAATTAACCGGTCAAGCCTATATTGCCATTGGAAATCGAATGATTCGTCTAGCCTTTTCAATGATTCGTAATCAAACTTTATACCAAACAAGACAAGAAAACTATGTGTTATTAAAAGAATTAAGCAAAAAGCTACGAACTAAAAATGTAAAAAAGTTTTATGAAAAGCACGTCTCGTTATCAAGTGGCCTATCAGCATAGTTAAAAGATTAGTTGTCATAAAAAAATTACTTTACTAACACTTGTTTTACTAGAAAAATGGAGCTCCTCTAGGACGTTAGATCACATTGTCATCGAACCTGAGGCTAATGACCTCGTGGGACAGCGTTATGGATCTTGTCCTATAAGTACGAATAATACGTGAAAATCAAAGTTTATATCGCTAGGCAGTATCTCTGTAGGATGAAAAAAGCAAGATCCTTTCACGTTCTAGAGGAGCTCTATATATACTTTTCTGTGATAGTTGAACTTTACGAAAAATGGAATTTGTAGGTTTTACTTAAGGTCGGCCTTTTTTAAATAAAAATGTCCCTTGACTTATTTACCATTATACGCTGTCCCTCCGACCCGGAATTAAACTTTGTTAATCCAGCCAATAAACACATCATACTAATTGCCCACAAAATTCCTGCTGAACCTAGACGCATAGAAGCGACCTCTGAAGCCATTGATTGATGCGTATTTGAATTCACTTTCATAGCATTTAAAAGTGCAATTCCTGCAAAAGAAAAAATAACAAAATGTGCAATAATTAGGTTATATGCACTTTTATAACTTTTATTTCTTATCCTCAATGTAATTACAGTGATTAATGAAACTACCATAAAAAATGAAAATCCCCAAACTAACATTGGATATACTTCTTGCTCCATTGGCATCAATATACACTCCTTTACAATAAACTGTCTCAATAATACGTGTAGTGAAGGAATTTAGGGTAACCGCTGCCATTTTTTCTTTTTTCAACTATTAAAACTGGCTAACCTGAATTAGATCCGTTAACTTCATGTTTTTTGTTTCCTTCGAAGAACGAAAGTCAACACTACTAATAATATAGGTATTCAATCAACTAGGCACACCCCGTTTTCGGCTCCATTGTTGCTCTTTTCTATTTTACAACCCGTTTAACTTAATATATATTCATACTCTTAATCTAAAATAAATAACTCATTCACAGAAATGTAATTTATTAAACTTTTGTTTCCAGCAAAACACCTTTTAACTCAGCAACGCTATTCACAATATGTGTAGGCTTTGAGTGGCATAACTCTTCAAATGATCCATATCCATAAGTAACTCCAATAGAATCAATTCCAGTATTAGAAGCACCAATAATATCGTGTTTCCTGTCACCTATCATAATGAAGTCACCAAGTTTATGTTCATTATATTTACCTAGTATGTATTGTATAATTTCAGTTTTTGAAGCTCTTGTTCCATCAAGATAACTCCCTACTATCATCTCAAAATATTGATCAATATTAAAATGCTCAAGAATCTTCTCAGCAAAAACAGTTGGCTTTGAAGTTGCTACAACTAAGGTAAACCCTTGTTCTTTTAATGACTTTAAAAGTAAAGGTATCTTCGAATATAACTCATTCTCATACATTCCCTTTTCCTTAAACCTCTCCCTATAAAAATCAATTGCTTTAGGTATCTGAACCTCATCAAAGTTATAATATTCAGCAAATGACACATGTAATGGTGGTCCAATAAAACATTCTAGTTTATCAAGATCAGATTCAACAATGTCCATTTTTTGTAACGCATATTGAACTGATTTAGTTATTCCTACTTTTGGATCAGAAAGAGTTCCATCTAAATCAAATAAAATTACTTTATACTTATCCATGTAATACTCCTTTCTAGTAGTTAACTAAATTTTACCACAAAGAGTATATTTTCGTTTAATCCTTGCAATATTAAACTACTAAAATATTTCTAAACATTTTATAGTGTGTCGCGCCAAGAATTCAAATACAACACTAAGGTAATTTCAATAAAAAAGCTCAATTTCTCTTTCTAAAAATAGAGAAATTGAGCTTTTATTCGTTATTAAATCTAGAATTTACAATAAAAGGATATAAATACTTTATAAATCTGTTACCGTTAACTTCAAAACTCGCAGCAGCCTTTATTTTGTTTGTGAAATTGAATGAACTAGTTGTATCAGTGCTTCGCTGATTGGCGTAACTGGGCGACCAAGAACTTTCTCAAAATCATTGCTTTCAACTTCTAGTGTACCGTTCCGAATGCTTTCTTGAATTCCTACTACAATTGGAATCAGAAAATCAGGTAAACCTAAGCCTTTCATGATCTCTTCATACTTTTCGTCGCTTACTTGTTGGACAGGTATTTCTTTACCCAATACATTTCCTAGAGAAGAAACTAATTCTTCTTGAGTTAAAAGAGGACCAGATAGTTCATACACTGTATTTTCGTGACCCTTTCCAACAAGAACCGCTGCTGCTGCATCTGCGTAATCTTGTTGTAGTGCCCAGCCTACTTTACCCTCTCCAGCAGACGTTACCCATGGAGCACCTGCCATAACACCTTGAATGCTGCCGATTTCGTTTTCCAAATACCAATTGTTACGCAAGAAAGAATATGGGATACCCGTCTTTATAATTGCTGCTTCTGTCGCTTTATGAGGAGGAGCCATTAAATTTTTGCTTTCTGTTGCATTTGCTAAGCTTGTGTAAACAATAAATTTTACCTCTGCACGCTCAGCTGCACGAACAGCATTAGTATGTTGATGAATTCTTGTTTCATTGTCGCCATCGGCAGAAATAATTAATAAGCGGTCAATCCCTGAAAAAGCATGTTCTAAAGTTTCTGGACGGTCAAAATCTCCATGACGAACTTCCACACCACGAGCACGAAGTCCTTCTGCTTTCTCTGGATTTCGAACACTTACTGCCAGCTCACTTGCAGGAAGAGATTTCAATAATGATTCTACAACCTTTGAACCCAATTTACCTGTAGCTCCTGTAACTAATATTTTCATTTTAAATTCCTCCCATTCAATTTTACCTGTAACAACATTGATTACATGTATTTATTTTAGTTACCTGTATTCAATTTGTCAACAGGTAGTATAGTATATAATTTTTTTGTAAACTGGTATACTATACTTGTAATCAAACTAATTACATGATAATGAAATTAATTTAAAAAGGAATAGTTAATAGGGATGGTGACTGAACATGTCCATCAGCAGCCGATTCGCTGTTGGAGTTCATATATTGACTCTAATTGAATTAAATAAAGAAAGAGTAGCATCTTCTGAATTTTTAGCTTCAAGTGTTAACACGAACCCCGCCGTGATCAGAAAACTAATGGGGATGTTAAAAAAAGCTGGCTTGATAGAGGTACATCCAGGTATTGCAGGAGCCAAACTCGCAAAGGAATTATCAGATATTACACTGTTCGACGTTTATAAGGCAGTGAATGTTGTACAGGAGAAAGAATTGTTTAGCTTACATGAAAATCCAAATCCTGAATGTCCCGTAGGTAGGAACATCCAGAATACAATTGAACCAATATTCACAGCAGCACAATTGGCAATGGAGAAGGTTCTAAGAAATGTTACTTTAGATGATGTTGTGAAGGATATTGCTACTAAAGAAAATTTCTGTTAAAAGGCATTCCGATCGAATGTCTTTTTTCATTGATATTCAACATCAATAAGAAAAAGCCATTCTCATTATTGAAGAATACTCCCCCTTAGCTTAACAAACACTCCCACCTCGATTAGATGTTGAGCCGTCCCTTTTATTAATATAAATGAATTTCTCAATACAATCATTACCCAGGATTTTAGTATGAATGATCCAATTTCCATTTTTGCGTTCTGTTTTACTTATATACCAAGTATCCGTATTTCCCTCTTGAACATACTTTAATGCAATCTCCTTAGCTTGTTCTAATTCGATTTTATTTCCACAACTACTTAATAAAAAAACGAAAGTCAAGAGTAGTAAGTATTTTTTACCCATATATACCCCCCAACAATTTTACATTTTAAAACAATCAAAAATAAAATTACCGTTCCTGCTTTACTAAACGCCCTCGCTGCCTCAGCAATTTTAGCTTGTTCTGCATTAACAACGTCGATAATATTCAATAAACATATTAACCTTCTACCATTTTTAAATATGGTATCTCTTCTCCTTTAACTATTGCTATGTATGCTGGTGTATCTGTTTCGAATATCTTTGTTCCCATTGGTAATTTGTTCGCTGCCCCATCTTTAAATTGGGATGTCCTATCTGCTTGTTTCGTAATTACACCAACTTCCTCACCTAATTCATATTCCAATTCTGTTACCCACTCCACATCTTGTGCATTTGAAAAAACATACCCATCAAGTACAAAAATATCAGCATTTTCGTACTTTAGATAATCTATTGGTCTTGGGTTGCCGGTAGATGGGCCACTTAAGCGTGAGTAGTCACTATTACAACCAGCAAAAAAGATATTCAAGAAACAAAGTAGTGGTAAGATTTTTGCAAAATTCATTACGAACCTCCTAGAATAACAGACGACTTAACTTTAAAAGAGTTACAATTCAACCAATCCATTATTCTACCCTTTACCACAACAACAGCTACTTATCCCGCGAGAACCAGAGGGA
Protein-coding regions in this window:
- a CDS encoding DUF4153 domain-containing protein codes for the protein MVNLIIENIANPHELERIYRNDPKAFKKSFSQAWEQNPDSQVLGVWYERLHFKENANTEKSFLFQKGFLFMGILAILAGISSRVIFHFVEQGAIAPINLAFGIIPFIAAYFVYKNTPNRSVIYSLAALFLISGIYLNMLPLDNSDSIILAYLHLPIVLWVLVGLAFTGNDYSKSSIRLAYIKFNLEYSILYAAMAVSGMVLAAVTMQLFSFVGLDIEDFYFSNVVLFGAAALAIVTAYLASLNLKLAKNITPYLAKIFSPLVLVTLVVYLITVIYVGKNPFFDRNFLLAFNGILLGVLAVTIFSITESDSDEKKNLSDYINVALIVLALIIDSVALSAIVFRLSSYGITPNRLAVLGVNILIWANLIWIMIAYLRFLQNKSGLSTIQDAVTKYLPVYGLWAAFVTFAFPIIFN
- a CDS encoding pyridoxamine 5'-phosphate oxidase family protein; translated protein: MSNMMKQAEMETLRDLIKDIDTAMLTTATEEGLVSRPMRTQEVEFDGDLWFFTKKETKKYDEIIHNKDVNVAYVGKSYVSVRGRAEIVEDLDKKKELWSKIHEKIMQTSYDDPNVILIKVKVEAAEYWEEGDFIKKIAFYYKRLTGQSSNTTDINETLELNN
- a CDS encoding IS110 family transposase, with product MVYTSLNHIQGKKGSRWAQFLRDIGTENLLVVAIDAAKFTHKAMVCNFYGDILVKPFEFDASMTGFDAIKRIIEIEKEKHGKEKVIVGIETTGHYYEDLVRRCHTVGYHVRIINAATTAQERQALLNWAKTDNLDLMAIVQSILHGRGTSSELSSGKVYTLQKLTRARRELVNEQTMTQNLIRMHMDHIFREYQGKSIWIKGKREHIKPFSDLFGKASLFMMRNYPHPSDILALGEAGLRKLSIRENLKLRDDCIKTLVEFAKESISQSKDHVEVELFLLTQKLDRLDLLKEQIKVLEEKIEDLFVETEGAMILSVPGIGVVTGAELFAEMGEISDFTHAGQLIKMAGTNPIVKQSGGRKPTYYGISKQGRRPFRNIVYQVGKSLSTNNPEMKEKYLALKDRGKLTGQAYIAIGNRMIRLAFSMIRNQTLYQTRQENYVLLKELSKKLRTKNVKKFYEKHVSLSSGLSA
- a CDS encoding HAD family hydrolase — its product is MDKYKVILFDLDGTLSDPKVGITKSVQYALQKMDIVESDLDKLECFIGPPLHVSFAEYYNFDEVQIPKAIDFYRERFKEKGMYENELYSKIPLLLKSLKEQGFTLVVATSKPTVFAEKILEHFNIDQYFEMIVGSYLDGTRASKTEIIQYILGKYNEHKLGDFIMIGDRKHDIIGASNTGIDSIGVTYGYGSFEELCHSKPTHIVNSVAELKGVLLETKV
- a CDS encoding SDR family oxidoreductase, with protein sequence MKILVTGATGKLGSKVVESLLKSLPASELAVSVRNPEKAEGLRARGVEVRHGDFDRPETLEHAFSGIDRLLIISADGDNETRIHQHTNAVRAAERAEVKFIVYTSLANATESKNLMAPPHKATEAAIIKTGIPYSFLRNNWYLENEIGSIQGVMAGAPWVTSAGEGKVGWALQQDYADAAAAVLVGKGHENTVYELSGPLLTQEELVSSLGNVLGKEIPVQQVSDEKYEEIMKGLGLPDFLIPIVVGIQESIRNGTLEVESNDFEKVLGRPVTPISEALIQLVHSISQTK
- a CDS encoding Rrf2 family transcriptional regulator is translated as MSISSRFAVGVHILTLIELNKERVASSEFLASSVNTNPAVIRKLMGMLKKAGLIEVHPGIAGAKLAKELSDITLFDVYKAVNVVQEKELFSLHENPNPECPVGRNIQNTIEPIFTAAQLAMEKVLRNVTLDDVVKDIATKENFC